Proteins from one Deltaproteobacteria bacterium genomic window:
- a CDS encoding heme lyase CcmF/NrfE family subunit has translation MTALIGHSAIVLALLAAVVGIVAPILGARGQRERYFEITFVAILGQFLFVTLAALALVYGLIATDFSIRYVAFNTTRATPIYYRITGLWGALEGSLLLWEWILIIFSGLVAWIYRDRHKELMPWVLLVFSIVSAFFLGVIAFASNPFETISPVPPDGRGLNPLLEDANMMTHPPLLYTGFVGLTVPFAFAIAALIVGKLDEAWIVTTRRWTITAWFFLTAGNLVGAWWSYHVLGWGGYWAWDPVENAAFMPWLPATAFLHSIQVQERRHMLKVWNLSLIMLAFSLTIFGTFLTRSGVLSSIHAFSSGPVGMIFLFFLGFVLLGSFGLLALRADLLKGQPELDSMVSRESAFLLNNIVLVSALFTIFLGTIFPLISEAVAGVQVSVGAPYFNSVTVPLFLFMVFLMGIGPIIAWRRASWDNLKRNFLWPAAASLVFGVALFFWKVREFWPILGFTLLAFVVATIIYDTALALRARKRIAGEGIVRGLITLTRRNQRRYGGLVVHLGVVLIILGIAASMTYSLEREATLDLKQSLNIGEYRIQFEGLKPSRQPTHQRIEGSFRVFHRGEDEGVLSPALKFFPTQQSPIGRAVHQSNYSEDIYLILSGFSDLSSNRATLKVLVRPLVVWMWIGGFVIFFGTLICICPMGKARSQED, from the coding sequence ATGACCGCTCTCATCGGCCATAGCGCAATCGTATTGGCGCTGCTGGCGGCCGTCGTCGGCATTGTCGCGCCGATCCTCGGCGCACGCGGGCAACGCGAGCGCTATTTCGAGATCACCTTTGTCGCGATCCTGGGACAATTTCTCTTTGTCACGCTGGCGGCGCTGGCGCTGGTCTACGGTCTCATCGCCACCGATTTCTCGATCCGTTACGTCGCCTTCAACACCACCCGCGCCACGCCGATCTATTATCGAATTACCGGGCTGTGGGGCGCCCTCGAAGGCTCGCTGCTCTTGTGGGAGTGGATCCTGATTATCTTCTCCGGCCTGGTCGCGTGGATTTATCGCGACCGCCACAAAGAACTCATGCCCTGGGTGCTGTTGGTGTTCTCCATCGTGTCGGCGTTTTTCCTGGGCGTCATCGCCTTTGCTTCCAACCCGTTTGAGACGATCTCGCCGGTGCCGCCCGACGGGCGCGGCCTGAACCCGCTCCTCGAAGACGCCAACATGATGACCCACCCACCGCTGCTCTACACCGGCTTTGTCGGTCTGACGGTGCCATTCGCCTTTGCGATTGCCGCGCTGATTGTCGGCAAGCTCGACGAAGCCTGGATCGTGACAACGCGGCGCTGGACCATCACCGCCTGGTTTTTTCTCACCGCCGGCAATCTCGTCGGCGCCTGGTGGTCCTACCATGTGCTCGGTTGGGGCGGCTACTGGGCGTGGGATCCGGTGGAGAACGCCGCCTTCATGCCCTGGCTGCCAGCTACAGCGTTCTTGCATTCGATTCAGGTGCAGGAGCGGCGCCACATGCTGAAAGTGTGGAACCTGTCGCTGATCATGCTCGCTTTCAGTCTGACGATCTTCGGTACTTTTCTAACCCGCTCCGGCGTGCTGTCGTCGATCCATGCCTTTTCCTCCGGACCCGTGGGAATGATCTTTCTGTTCTTTCTTGGCTTCGTGCTGCTCGGCTCGTTCGGCCTACTCGCCCTTCGCGCCGACTTGCTCAAGGGCCAGCCCGAGCTCGATTCCATGGTCAGCCGCGAATCGGCCTTCCTACTTAACAATATCGTGCTGGTCTCGGCGCTGTTTACGATTTTTCTCGGCACGATTTTTCCGCTCATCTCCGAAGCCGTCGCCGGCGTGCAGGTGAGTGTTGGCGCGCCCTACTTTAATTCTGTCACCGTGCCACTGTTTTTGTTCATGGTTTTTCTCATGGGCATCGGGCCGATCATCGCGTGGCGGCGCGCTTCGTGGGACAATTTGAAACGCAACTTTCTTTGGCCGGCGGCGGCGTCGCTGGTTTTTGGTGTTGCTCTGTTCTTCTGGAAGGTGCGCGAGTTTTGGCCCATCCTGGGCTTCACTCTACTCGCCTTTGTGGTCGCCACCATCATCTACGACACCGCGCTCGCCCTGCGCGCGCGCAAGCGCATCGCCGGCGAAGGCATTGTGCGCGGCTTGATAACATTGACGCGCCGCAATCAGCGCCGCTACGGCGGCCTGGTGGTGCACCTGGGCGTGGTCCTGATTATCTTAGGGATCGCCGCTTCGATGACCTATAGCTTGGAGCGCGAAGCCACCCTCGACTTGAAGCAAAGCCTGAACATCGGCGAGTACCGCATTCAATTCGAAGGCTTGAAGCCATCACGCCAACCGACGCACCAGCGCATCGAGGGCAGCTTCCGGGTCTTTCACCGCGGTGAGGACGAAGGCGTGCTCAGCCCGGCACTTAAGTTTTTCCCGACCCAACAGTCGCCCATCGGCCGCGCCGTGCACCAGAGCAATTATTCCGAAGACATCTATTTGATCCTGTCCGGCTTTAGCGACTTGAGTAGCAACCGGGCGACGCTGAAAGTCTTGGTGCGTCCGCTGGTGGTCTGGATGTGGATCGGCGGCTTTGTGATTTTCTTCGGCACCTTGATCTGCATTTGCCCCATGGGCAAGGCGCGCAGTCAGGAAGATTAG
- a CDS encoding TlpA family protein disulfide reductase has protein sequence MEAQNTEPSTATENGGSIRRLIITLLIIGPVLALLAYGFTRDARYITSPLMAKPAVPFTITLFDGKKLSLDDLKGKTVFLNFWASWCPPCRAEARDLEAAWQKVKDQNMVFIGVALQDTDEASREFLKEFDVTYPNGKDESGKIAVEYGTWGIPESFFIDPQGRITYKHVGGIRASVVVAKINEAAKGIVSAQEGKGDYQPVR, from the coding sequence GTGGAAGCGCAAAACACCGAGCCCAGCACCGCGACAGAAAATGGCGGGTCGATTCGCCGGCTGATCATCACGCTCCTGATCATCGGGCCAGTGCTAGCACTGCTCGCCTACGGGTTTACCCGCGATGCGCGCTACATCACTTCGCCGCTGATGGCCAAGCCGGCCGTGCCGTTTACGATTACGCTTTTCGATGGCAAGAAGCTCTCCCTCGACGACCTCAAAGGCAAAACGGTGTTTCTCAATTTTTGGGCTTCCTGGTGCCCGCCCTGCCGCGCCGAGGCACGCGACCTCGAAGCCGCTTGGCAGAAGGTCAAAGATCAAAACATGGTCTTCATCGGCGTGGCGCTGCAAGACACCGACGAAGCCTCGCGCGAGTTCTTGAAAGAGTTCGACGTCACCTATCCCAACGGCAAGGATGAGTCCGGCAAGATCGCCGTCGAATACGGCACCTGGGGCATTCCGGAAAGTTTCTTCATCGACCCGCAGGGACGGATTACGTATAAGCATGTCGGCGGTATCCGCGCCTCGGTGGTCGTGGCAAAGATCAACGAAGCCGCCAAAGGCATCGTCAGCGCCCAGGAAGGCAAAGGCGACTACCAACCGGTCCGGTAA
- a CDS encoding tetratricopeptide repeat protein, translating to MSPARSPSNTAPGAFRKVSSSTRRDGLRISMSAVSAPRWSWQRSTKPPKASSAPRKAKATTNRSGKTLMPLRRAFLSALLFSLFFLLPLRQTLAATPDLEDRTREIAAELRCVVCQNLSVADSPSEMAQQMRAIVREQLAAGKSPQEVRDFFVSKYGEWVLLKPKTSGVSAILWWLPYIALALGVTIALFVLRKWARKRAAQPHAPQPLTEQTRSEILREEIALPDIEDTSARAQLLRERSRLRAELQELEFDHSAGKLSDSDYAALRQEVEAKAAALMAQLEATPSEPDRKATPAKKAAPAVDTTSTESRARLKRWQLITGGAFLTLFGLALGVLLTQSIKPRTSENDSMTGDFMTGTSSGSADARAAMAEGKAAFGKQDYPKAIAAFKKVLASEPNQPEAHTYMGFILIQAGHGDGALLAFEKALATAPNFPIALWGKGMVLYQDKKDYASARDIFEKLLNIMPPGEERNEVAKVLAEIPTAGGAGPKTAAPAPAAKASGQTISGKITVDAKLKDKLDPQAALFIIARPAGGPGGPPLAVKKIDKPAFPLDYALGAENVMMQGMPFTGKINVTVRLDKDGNPTTRGPGDLTGEYKKNPAEVGSKGVDIVIDQAM from the coding sequence ATGAGTCCGGCAAGATCGCCGTCGAATACGGCACCTGGGGCATTCCGGAAAGTTTCTTCATCGACCCGCAGGGACGGATTACGTATAAGCATGTCGGCGGTATCCGCGCCTCGGTGGTCGTGGCAAAGATCAACGAAGCCGCCAAAGGCATCGTCAGCGCCCAGGAAGGCAAAGGCGACTACCAACCGGTCCGGTAAAACTCTCATGCCACTACGTCGCGCTTTTCTATCAGCCCTATTATTCTCACTCTTCTTTTTACTCCCATTGCGCCAAACTCTCGCCGCCACCCCCGACCTCGAAGACCGCACCCGCGAGATCGCCGCCGAGCTGCGCTGCGTGGTTTGCCAAAATCTCTCGGTGGCCGATTCGCCGTCGGAAATGGCGCAGCAGATGCGCGCCATCGTGCGCGAGCAGCTGGCGGCCGGCAAATCGCCGCAGGAGGTCAGAGATTTTTTCGTGTCGAAATATGGCGAATGGGTGCTGCTTAAACCGAAGACGAGCGGCGTCAGCGCCATCTTATGGTGGCTGCCCTACATCGCGCTCGCTCTCGGGGTCACCATCGCCCTTTTCGTCCTGCGCAAATGGGCGCGCAAACGCGCGGCGCAGCCACACGCTCCGCAGCCCCTGACGGAGCAGACCCGCAGTGAAATCTTGCGCGAGGAGATAGCGCTCCCCGACATTGAAGACACCAGCGCGCGGGCGCAGCTCCTGCGCGAGCGCAGCCGGCTGCGCGCCGAGCTGCAAGAACTCGAATTCGATCATAGTGCTGGAAAGTTGTCTGATTCGGACTACGCCGCGCTGCGCCAAGAAGTCGAAGCCAAAGCCGCCGCGCTGATGGCGCAACTCGAGGCGACACCGTCGGAGCCGGATCGCAAAGCCACACCGGCAAAAAAAGCCGCGCCCGCGGTGGACACCACCAGCACCGAATCGCGCGCGCGCTTGAAGCGCTGGCAACTAATCACTGGCGGCGCTTTCCTAACGTTATTTGGCCTGGCCCTCGGCGTGCTGCTCACTCAATCGATCAAGCCGCGCACGTCCGAAAACGATTCAATGACCGGCGATTTCATGACTGGAACAAGTTCGGGCAGCGCCGATGCCCGCGCTGCGATGGCCGAGGGCAAGGCCGCCTTCGGCAAGCAAGACTATCCAAAAGCGATCGCGGCTTTCAAAAAAGTCTTGGCAAGCGAACCCAACCAACCCGAAGCCCACACCTACATGGGATTTATCCTGATCCAAGCCGGCCACGGCGATGGCGCGCTGCTGGCATTCGAGAAAGCGCTCGCCACGGCGCCAAACTTTCCCATTGCCCTATGGGGCAAAGGCATGGTGCTTTATCAAGACAAAAAAGATTACGCCAGCGCCCGCGACATTTTCGAAAAGCTTTTGAACATCATGCCGCCGGGTGAAGAGCGCAACGAAGTCGCCAAGGTGTTAGCGGAAATACCCACGGCGGGCGGAGCTGGGCCGAAGACGGCCGCACCGGCACCTGCGGCAAAGGCGAGTGGCCAAACCATCTCCGGCAAAATCACCGTCGACGCAAAGCTTAAGGACAAGCTCGATCCGCAAGCGGCGCTCTTCATCATCGCACGACCCGCCGGTGGCCCGGGCGGACCGCCGCTCGCTGTGAAAAAAATCGACAAGCCGGCGTTTCCGCTCGACTATGCGCTCGGCGCGGAAAACGTGATGATGCAGGGCATGCCCTTTACGGGCAAGATCAACGTCACGGTACGCCTGGACAAGGATGGCAACCCGACGACCCGCGGTCCCGGCGATCTGACTGGAGAGTACAAAAAAAATCCCGCAGAAGTAGGTTCAAAGGGCGTCGATATCGTCATCGACCAGGCAATGTAA
- a CDS encoding serine/threonine protein kinase, with the protein MITFPYVCWRRVNLATAGRPTCRTPDRSPGRRIRRRLVMQEQIGVYKALEKIGEGGMGEVYRGLDTMLERDVAIKQLRTEFAGNSDIVERFRTEAVTLAKLNHPNIVTLYSFLREAGGLYMVLEFVRGETFDALIRRRGALPWTEAVGLIIQALHGLEHAHQMQVIHRDLKPANIILTTSGVLKLMDFGIARILNTARQTRVGHLIGTLQYMSPEQVKGGEGDARSDLYALAIVLYELLAGRVPFDGDTDYDLIKSQVEAQPPPLESFGVVVPPALGKLLDKALAKAPGERFQSAGEFAQALEGLAHGEALGAQTKMANVAAAGTNSTGGGAALESAVTGAKAPSGFVGFVKNNPIVAAAAVMVVIGVAFLFAARGNRGGGEANSKAERKNASPAVAIPSAPASTNVDGPSATFSMPEESKIILPPPGELPKPPVDAALPVKKVAPAPVTPPAPPQPRQPVQVTRPAPPPPPADNYPPQVPERRRPVYTPLPPQEGGGSGGSWGNTNVRK; encoded by the coding sequence ATGATAACATTTCCGTATGTGTGCTGGCGGCGCGTGAACCTGGCAACAGCGGGGCGGCCAACGTGCCGGACACCCGATCGTTCCCCAGGTCGGCGAATTAGAAGGCGGTTGGTAATGCAGGAGCAAATCGGAGTCTATAAGGCCCTCGAAAAAATCGGCGAGGGAGGCATGGGCGAGGTCTATCGCGGCCTCGACACGATGCTCGAGCGCGATGTTGCCATCAAGCAGCTGCGCACCGAATTTGCCGGCAACAGCGATATCGTCGAGCGCTTTCGCACCGAGGCGGTGACCCTCGCCAAACTCAATCATCCCAACATCGTCACCCTCTATAGTTTTCTGCGCGAAGCGGGCGGGCTTTACATGGTCCTTGAGTTCGTGCGCGGCGAAACGTTCGATGCGTTGATCCGCCGGCGCGGCGCGCTGCCCTGGACCGAGGCCGTGGGTCTGATCATCCAAGCGCTGCATGGCCTGGAGCACGCGCATCAGATGCAGGTGATTCATCGCGATCTCAAGCCGGCGAATATCATCCTGACAACGAGCGGTGTCTTGAAGCTCATGGACTTCGGCATCGCGCGCATTCTCAACACGGCGCGGCAAACCCGCGTCGGCCATTTGATCGGCACGCTGCAATACATGTCGCCGGAACAGGTCAAAGGCGGCGAAGGCGATGCCCGCTCCGATCTCTACGCGCTGGCCATTGTCCTATACGAACTGCTGGCGGGCCGGGTGCCCTTCGACGGTGACACGGACTATGACTTGATCAAGTCGCAGGTCGAAGCCCAGCCGCCGCCGCTGGAGAGCTTCGGTGTGGTCGTTCCCCCAGCGCTAGGCAAACTACTCGACAAAGCGTTGGCGAAGGCGCCAGGCGAACGGTTTCAGTCGGCCGGCGAGTTTGCCCAAGCTCTCGAAGGTCTCGCTCATGGTGAAGCCCTTGGCGCGCAGACGAAAATGGCGAATGTTGCCGCGGCCGGGACGAACTCAACCGGTGGGGGGGCAGCGCTCGAATCGGCAGTGACAGGGGCGAAGGCACCCAGTGGTTTCGTTGGCTTCGTCAAGAATAATCCCATTGTCGCGGCGGCCGCGGTGATGGTCGTGATTGGAGTGGCGTTCTTATTCGCTGCGCGCGGCAATCGCGGTGGCGGCGAGGCCAATAGCAAGGCGGAACGTAAAAACGCTTCTCCAGCGGTGGCCATTCCGAGCGCTCCCGCGAGCACGAACGTAGACGGGCCGAGCGCCACATTCTCGATGCCTGAGGAGAGTAAGATCATATTGCCGCCGCCCGGTGAATTGCCAAAGCCGCCCGTGGATGCCGCACTGCCGGTCAAGAAAGTCGCGCCAGCGCCGGTAACGCCGCCAGCTCCGCCGCAGCCAAGGCAGCCCGTGCAAGTGACCCGACCGGCGCCACCGCCGCCACCGGCGGATAACTATCCGCCGCAGGTGCCGGAACGGCGCCGGCCGGTTTACACGCCACTGCCGCCGCAGGAGGGCGGGGGCAGCGGTGGTTCATGGGGTAATACCAACGTGCGAAAGTGA
- a CDS encoding Stp1/IreP family PP2C-type Ser/Thr phosphatase, whose protein sequence is MTIHRWSSRFAIPIMFTLPFLKNAKNKPPMARPNSFIVDACALTDVGCVRTENQDRVLLVNPARGQVNENWGVLAVVADGMGGHQSGSTASQLATDTIGSYYREHAAADPSALLAAALEHANAVLFEAALAEPQLRGMGTTVTGLLLRADRAYVAHVGDSRAYRVRAGEIRQISDDHSVVAELLRQGMITAQEAESHPDKNLITRAVGTKSQVQVDFIEEPEPVAVGDVFVLCSDGLHGLVDAQEIAAIAKGEDPYQECRQLIELARERSGHDNISVCVLAAREPGNSGAANVPDTRSFPRSAN, encoded by the coding sequence ATGACGATACACCGTTGGAGTTCACGGTTCGCGATACCGATAATGTTTACTCTCCCGTTCTTAAAGAACGCCAAAAATAAGCCGCCCATGGCGCGGCCCAATTCATTTATCGTCGATGCCTGCGCGTTGACCGACGTTGGTTGCGTGCGCACGGAGAATCAGGATCGCGTGCTGCTCGTCAATCCCGCGCGCGGGCAAGTGAACGAGAATTGGGGCGTGCTCGCGGTGGTGGCTGACGGCATGGGCGGACACCAGTCGGGTTCGACAGCGAGTCAGCTGGCCACCGACACGATCGGTTCCTATTACCGGGAGCATGCCGCCGCCGACCCAAGTGCGCTGCTGGCGGCTGCTTTGGAGCACGCCAACGCGGTATTGTTCGAGGCAGCGCTCGCCGAGCCGCAGCTGCGCGGCATGGGAACCACCGTGACCGGCTTACTTTTGCGCGCGGATCGCGCCTATGTTGCGCATGTGGGCGACAGCCGCGCCTATCGAGTCCGCGCGGGTGAGATTCGCCAGATCAGCGATGATCATTCCGTGGTGGCAGAGCTCCTGCGCCAGGGAATGATAACGGCGCAGGAAGCCGAGTCACATCCGGATAAAAATCTTATTACCCGCGCCGTGGGAACGAAGAGTCAGGTGCAAGTCGATTTCATCGAAGAGCCTGAGCCGGTGGCAGTTGGCGACGTCTTCGTGCTCTGCTCCGATGGGCTGCACGGTTTGGTGGACGCGCAGGAGATAGCGGCGATTGCCAAGGGTGAGGACCCCTATCAGGAGTGCCGGCAATTGATTGAGCTCGCGCGCGAGCGCTCCGGCCATGATAACATTTCCGTATGTGTGCTGGCGGCGCGTGAACCTGGCAACAGCGGGGCGGCCAACGTGCCGGACACCCGATCGTTCCCCAGGTCGGCGAATTAG